The region TATTATTATTTGTTTGAAGAAATGTTTGTGAAATCTGATTAAAATATCTTTAAAGTTGACATCAAGTATAAGATAATCCACCTGTAGATCTAAAGCATAATTGTTAAGCTTGTAGATGCCTTTATAATGCTTTTTCAGTACATAGGTGTCACTGCCTTCTCCACCTGACATTACTCCTCCATTCGTCCCAGGATCAATATAATTGTCTTTCTCATTTCCTAATATGATGGTATATCTGGGAGGACCCATTATCTTAGTTGCTCCTTCATAGATCCCGGACCTGGTATCAATGACAACGTCAGGTATTGTATCTCTGGAGTTATCTACAGCATATATTACAGGTGTGAGTCCACTGGGAATACTGAATGTAATTCCATCTTCTGTTTGTATTTGCAAATGTCTGTAGCTTTCTGATCTGAACCAGTTATGCAGTAAAATGCTACAAAAGTCATCAACATGGATTTGAAGACAAATAAATGAAAAAGTGGAATTTGTCTGCGACCTGGCAAGATCAAATTTTAGTGAGCTGTATTTCTTCTTGATGAAAAGGACATCCATGGCGCCATCTTCTGCGTAGTTATCAATGAACATATTCTCTTTCCCACAGTCAATGACATAGGTGTCACTTCCTCCTCTTCCTGTAAGAGATCCCCCACCTTTACCTGCCTGGATGAAATTTGGTTTCTCATTACCTTGGATGATATCATAGTGAGAGGATCCAATCACGGTCATTATATTCTCGTTTCTGGGAATGGTATTTAAATCAATATTTATCCCCTTAGGGAACTGACTGTAGTCTAATATTAGTGGAATAATCCTTGGCTCTGACGTGTTGGTGATCTGGAACACCACTAAATCTTGGGATTTGAATATCACGTGTTGCCAATGCCACCCTCTGTACCAATCCTCCATGATCACACACATTTTTCCTCTGGGTTTCCAAACCTTCAAAGAGTGCTGAGGAACAACGTCGACCTTCAGGTCTGCATAGCTTGCCGGCAACTGTACAATGTCTACCAGGCCATCGTACGCAAAGTTGTTAATGGTGTCACACTCTTCCTTTTCTTGTATAATGTACATGTCCATCCCTTCACTTCCAGCCAAATAATTTTTACCACCTTTTCCCTGAAATACATTATTAAGGCGATTCCCGTATATAATGTCACTATTGTTACTGCCGATAACTGTAATCACTGTCTCCCAAAGTGAATCATTGAGATAAATCCGTGCACCAGAGTCTTTACTTGAAAAATCTAAACTAAAAGGCTCCAGAGGAACAATCCCATTAATTCTAACTTGCCCAGTCTTTATCAGAGCCCCTTCCACACTTTTAAAAGTCATATGCCTATATTCTTCTCCAAGGAACCAGTTTTTAATCAGGATTTCATGAAGGTTACTGTTGAAAAGTTTCAGATtattttgtactttttttgcatTGATTTGTTGAAGAGGAATGTTGAAAATGAGGAGGTCCATCTCGTTATCGTTTGCCTGATTACAGATCTCGGTTTGTCCCGCGTTCTTCGGGATGTAATAGATGTCCTGACCGTTCCCACCATGGACAAAGGTTTTCTGAGGCCCTAAATAAAAAATGTCATTACCATCATTGCCAAATAGTTCATAGTGGTATCTGTCCAGAGTGTAGGAAAGTCCTTTGATAATGTTCTGCTGCACGGCATAGAATCGATTTGGTTTGGAGTTGCCCACATATGTACCATGCAGAGATCTGTCTTCGGGTGCCATGGAAGAAATAACATCTTCTGTTTTCAAGGGTATGAACCAAAACATGGTGGCGGTTTTATGCATCATTTTAATATTTACTGCTTCTCCAATCCCCATAACCAGATCCACCAACTCACAATTTGTTTCAAAGGGAATCACTTTCACAATTTTGTTGGAAGTAAGAGGATCGGTTAATGTAATGTTCATTGTACTCTGGTCCGTTAACTCAACCCGTAAATTTCCTCCATAGGCAGAATATTCCCCTTCAGTGAAGTCTATCTTTTTGTGACACCTGTGTCCATCATCTATATCTAAGATTTTGTAATAGTTCTCAGCAGTCTGCAGGTTGTGTACAAGATCCATAGACTTTTTGTGCTCTTGTTCGAGGTTATAAACGCTATAGATAAATCCCGGAAGAGTTATCTGTTGCAATATTTGTAAAAAGCTGTACCCTATATCTTTTAGGGCTAATCCAATCCCCTTTAATACAGCCCTGAATTTGTCTTCTACGCCAGCACCAGAGGGTAAAGCATCCAACTCGTGTTTTATTTCATGGTACATTGGGTCAATACCAAGACGGACAATACTCAAAGCCACAGTGACTGGAAGCATTTCAGGACCAGCCAGAGATGTGATAAATATTATGCTATCAAGGGCAGCATCTGCTATCCCAACTGGAGTTTTCTGATGAAGATCCTCATATATATTAAATATTGTGAATCCTAAAGAAAGCATGGGGACTGTTTTAGCTACGGCACCAGCTTCACTCAGAGCACTTGTGAACTTTACTGCTGAAGCTTCCTCAAGTCCGACAGATATCTGGGAAATGGATTTCTGTGCAATATCGCCAACAAATTTATTAACTGCTGAATTGATACCAGTCAGCTCTGTTATTCCATGGACACCTTGGGCTAACATTACTGCTCCTTCCGACTTTCGTCCTTCTGCAAACATCTGATTGGCGCCCTGAAATCCCATCAAGGTTCCATAGATTCCAAGTCCACGATTGACTTTTTCATAACCAGAAACATCATTATAGTATGAATGTAAGACTTCATCTGAATTCGGAGATCCCTTTTTACCTGGTACTTCAATTTTCTTAGTCTCCAAAGGATTCATTTCATTTTCTAAGTCTATCGTAGTTGCACGTTCATCGCTCTCTATTGATTTTATTTTCCATTTCTCACCAAAGTTTGGAGAGACTAGTTCCTTTATATTCTTGGTGATCTGCTCCTTTAGTTGCTGTCTGTCCTCTGCCATTTTTAAGTGGAATTCTGTTTCTAAGCTTTTTCCCCTTGCTCTCTCTTCCAGATCTTTAAAAGAACTCATGCCATCGTCAGATAATTGCTCTCTATTAGGCCAAACTCGCCTTCTGCAGTTTTCATCAATATTTAGGTTATTTATAGGAAGATTTTCCGATATGCTTTGGGTTATTCTATTGGCATCAATTTGAGACATATCTATTGGTTCGGGTAGATTTTTAGGTTTGTAATCATAATATCTTGTTCGGAATTTTCTGGTTAACCAAAGCTTCATTGCCGATACTGTTTCCTGTGCAACCTGATCATTCATGTTCTCTGCTGTGGTGGTCTCGTAATCCAGTCCTATTGCGGCATTGTTTCCACTCCATGTGAACCCTCTTGCCATTGGGTTCCTGTAACGAAACTGTAACCATGATGATTCTGTATCCCACAGTAGACGATTTGTAATAAACATTGCTGGATTCCGAACAGCCTCAGAAATATGAGTGGCGAGGACAGCCATCCCGTTATAAGAATTTATCTTACCGATAGCATGGTGGAGGTTACCTACCCATTGCTGTGCCATCTCCACAAACAAAGAAGGACTTTCCATGATTCTCATTGCATCATAAGTTACGTGTTCCTGATTTCTAATGTTACAAAATTCTTCATTTATGAGATTAGCGTTAGTTACGCCATATAATCTAACATAAAAGTCTACCAAGTTTATGCTGTAGATGTAATCCTTAAATTGATAATATTTAACCGTGTTTCTCAAAGTGTCTTGAATTTTATGATAAATATAATTAACATACCGGTTCCCAATTTGTCTTTGATTTAAGAGACGATTCCATATATCCTTTAAATTCATATTATTGTCAATTGTAATTCCATGCCTACTCAGTTTATCAGCGACGTTGTTCAGCTCATTCCTTCTCATCTCATTAGAACTTTGTATGATGTATTTGATATTTTCTTTCAAACTATCTAATCCTTCTACAACTTGGACCTGAATATTTTCTTTCATTATAGGTTCAGTTTCATCCATGCTTCTTCTATAATATACATCTAAACCCATAGTGTTT is a window of Ranitomeya variabilis isolate aRanVar5 chromosome 2, aRanVar5.hap1, whole genome shotgun sequence DNA encoding:
- the LOC143807275 gene encoding uncharacterized protein LOC143807275; the protein is MDSKKRTFWLCIVLWTTVHVLNIQRVNGVNDAPREFQYLEHYRARIAGADGENLDLRTENQNLQLWMETSRNEDREEIAKVVSRAVKENNKDLERKIPDIRIDKEIILQLGSDGPVQRAADHLFSKETEINRQKALLKYDAQSEQFRLVKPNNAIDITGDTKITMVGHGGHRDGHVSVGGKTSDQLAKDILKLCELSSPIHWSSGSPKIREISIVSCDAGAGKEGKTFAKDFLLDLDNAGLSIGSLSLRTTKIIVQEDGSKRTVDFDNPALWGKYIPIHKRKFFLDNNKNLVEESVSKERRPEWIESQNIEHEFDPLAPRNIENDPLFYYENGVLYHINDERVGQLIDDKVRGLFHTEAQGVNTMGLDVYYRRSMDETEPIMKENIQVQVVEGLDSLKENIKYIIQSSNEMRRNELNNVADKLSRHGITIDNNMNLKDIWNRLLNQRQIGNRYVNYIYHKIQDTLRNTVKYYQFKDYIYSINLVDFYVRLYGVTNANLINEEFCNIRNQEHVTYDAMRIMESPSLFVEMAQQWVGNLHHAIGKINSYNGMAVLATHISEAVRNPAMFITNRLLWDTESSWLQFRYRNPMARGFTWSGNNAAIGLDYETTTAENMNDQVAQETVSAMKLWLTRKFRTRYYDYKPKNLPEPIDMSQIDANRITQSISENLPINNLNIDENCRRRVWPNREQLSDDGMSSFKDLEERARGKSLETEFHLKMAEDRQQLKEQITKNIKELVSPNFGEKWKIKSIESDERATTIDLENEMNPLETKKIEVPGKKGSPNSDEVLHSYYNDVSGYEKVNRGLGIYGTLMGFQGANQMFAEGRKSEGAVMLAQGVHGITELTGINSAVNKFVGDIAQKSISQISVGLEEASAVKFTSALSEAGAVAKTVPMLSLGFTIFNIYEDLHQKTPVGIADAALDSIIFITSLAGPEMLPVTVALSIVRLGIDPMYHEIKHELDALPSGAGVEDKFRAVLKGIGLALKDIGYSFLQILQQITLPGFIYSVYNLEQEHKKSMDLVHNLQTAENYYKILDIDDGHRCHKKIDFTEGEYSAYGGNLRVELTDQSTMNITLTDPLTSNKIVKVIPFETNCELVDLVMGIGEAVNIKMMHKTATMFWFIPLKTEDVISSMAPEDRSLHGTYVGNSKPNRFYAVQQNIIKGLSYTLDRYHYELFGNDGNDIFYLGPQKTFVHGGNGQDIYYIPKNAGQTEICNQANDNEMDLLIFNIPLQQINAKKVQNNLKLFNSNLHEILIKNWFLGEEYRHMTFKSVEGALIKTGQVRINGIVPLEPFSLDFSSKDSGARIYLNDSLWETVITVIGSNNSDIIYGNRLNNVFQGKGGKNYLAGSEGMDMYIIQEKEECDTINNFAYDGLVDIVQLPASYADLKVDVVPQHSLKVWKPRGKMCVIMEDWYRGWHWQHVIFKSQDLVVFQITNTSEPRIIPLILDYSQFPKGINIDLNTIPRNENIMTVIGSSHYDIIQGNEKPNFIQAGKGGGSLTGRGGSDTYVIDCGKENMFIDNYAEDGAMDVLFIKKKYSSLKFDLARSQTNSTFSFICLQIHVDDFCSILLHNWFRSESYRHLQIQTEDGITFSIPSGLTPVIYAVDNSRDTIPDVVIDTRSGIYEGATKIMGPPRYTIILGNEKDNYIDPGTNGGVMSGGEGSDTYVLKKHYKGIYKLNNYALDLQVDYLILDVNFKDILIRFHKHFFKQIIISAPTVAQWECRLEMLKKTTDHIHLIVKTNDVLFTFTNRLEIQPLLVDERFSSMDLHLDLSSKSLHEVPIVYGSLQKRNFITGNTLNNTIIGGKDTDVLYGLEGGDILQGSSGKDYLSGGAGDDKIHGGEGNDLILGGEGDDVIYPGQGADAVYGGTGCDTLLFFGDLPKKTGVFVNLYLGYGAGSDAEGDLYFGMENVLGTSYDDILIGNDDSNYIRGAGGNDLIQPLGGNDFLQGGEGKDIYNLMDATGTKMIDNYASDGKADVIYINHTEELEITKERSQDNLHITIDHKNYEKCKIIVKNWFKSEKYKHLVIQILKRQFTNGKEKLRVYEEEIVN